From a region of the Zingiber officinale cultivar Zhangliang chromosome 4B, Zo_v1.1, whole genome shotgun sequence genome:
- the LOC121977217 gene encoding probable zinc metallopeptidase EGY3, chloroplastic, with protein MASSYLLLLTLPKIPSSSPISFRPKLQPWQPRSLRLLSRRRDGRSPMFSAQDQEELPKSSSSPVAVATNEDGNNGSPVAQAAEEGDPGAEEVQQQEVDWKTDEEFKKFMSNPSIEAAIKLEKKRADRKLRDLDRDSDTNLFSMFLRNLLRDSIAKEKERLEKAEEAFKALDLNKLKNCFGFDTFFAVDARRFGDGGIFIGNLRRPIEEVMPKLEKKLSETAGRDVVLWFMEETKDDITKQVCVVQPKAEIDLQFESTTLSTPWGYVSAIALCVATFGTIALMSGFFLKPGATFDNYIADVLPLFSGFLWILGVSEITTRVTAAQYGVKLSPSFLVPSNWTGCLGVMNNYESLLPNKKALFDIPVARTASAYITSLALAITAFVVDGSFNGGDNALFIRPQFFYNNPLLSFIQLVIGPYADELGNVLPNAVEGVGVPVDPLAFAGLLGIVVTSLNLLPCGRLEGGRIAQALFGRNTATILSFATSLLLGIGGLSGSVLCLAWGLFATFFRGGEELPAKDEISPLGDNRYAWGFILALICFLTLLPNGGGTFSSSFFNAPFSRGDVY; from the exons ATGGCTTCCTCCTACCTCCTCCTCTTGACTCTCCCTAAAATCCCTTCCTCTTCGCCAATCTCCTTTCGCCCGAAGCTCCAGCCTTGGCAACCTCGCAGCCTTAGGCTCCTATCCCGCCGGAGAGATGGACGCTCCCCGATGTTCTCGGCCCAGGACCAGGAAGAGCTTCCCAAATCGTCGTCTTCTCCTGTTGCCGTCGCCACTAATGAAGATGGTAACAACGGGTCACCAGTGGCCCAAGCCGCAGAGGAAGGAGATCCAGGTGCGGAGGAGGTCCAGCAGCAGGAAGTGGATTGGAAGACGGACGAGGAATTCAAGAAGTTCATGAGCAATCCCTCCATTGAGGCTGCGATCAAACTCGAGAAGAAGCGGGCTGACAGGAAGCTCAGGGACCTTGACCGGGATTCTGATACTAATCTCTTTTCTATGTTTTTGAGGAATCTGCTCAGGGATAGCATAGCCAAGGAGAAGGAGAGGTTGGAGAAGGCGGAAGAGGCATTCAAGGCTCTGGATCTCAACAAG CTCAAGAACTGCTTTGGTTTTGATACATTCTTTGCTGTGGATGCTCGGAGGTTTGGAGATGGTGGTATTTTTATTGGTAATTTGAGGAGACCAATTGAAGAGGTCATGCCGAAGCTGGAAAAGAAGCTATCTGAGACCGCTGGGCGGGATGTGGTGTTGTGGTTCATGGAGGAGACTAAGGACGACATAACTAAGCAG GTGTGTGTGGTTCAACCCAAAGCTGAAATCGATCTTCAATTTGAGTCAACAACCCTGAGCACGCCATGGGGATATGTGAGTGCCATAGCGCTGTGTGTTGCAACATTTGGAACCATAGCATTGATGAGCGGCTTCTTCCTTAAGCCTGGTGCTACTTTTGACAACTACATAGCAGATGTTCTCCCTCTTTTCAGCGGCTTTCTTTGGATTTTAGGTGTATCCGAG ATTACAACAAGGGTAACAGCAGCTCAATATGGTGTCAAGCTCAGTCCGTCATTCCTTGTGCCATCAAATTGGACTGGATGCTTAGGGGTGATGAATAACTACGAATCACTCTTGCCCAATAAAAAGGCTCTGTTTGACATCCCTGTTGCACGCACTGCCAGTGCATATATAACATCTCTAGCCCTCGCCATCACTGCTTTTGTAGTTGATGGTAGTTTCAATGGTGGAGACAATGCTCT ATTTATTAGGCCGCAGTTCTTCTACAACAACCCACTTCTTTCTTTCATTCAACTGGTGATAGGACCATATGCCGATGAATTGGGTAATGTATTGCCAAATGCAGTTGAAGGAGTTGGAGTACCTGTTGATCCTCTTGCTTTCGCTGGACTTTTAG GGATAGTTGTGACATCATTGAACCTACTACCATGCGGAAGGCTCGAAGGAGGGCGTATCGCGCAGGCTCTTTTTGGAAGGAATACTGCAACAATATTATCATTTGCGACTTCCTTGCTTCTCGGAATAGGTGGTCTCAGTGGCAGTGTGCTCTGTTTAGCCTGGGGCCTATTTGCTACGTTCTTCCGCGGTGGGGAAGAACTCCCGGCGAAGGATGAAATATCTCCGCTTGGCGACAACCGCTACGCTTGGGGTTTTATCTTGGCCTTGATTTGCTTCCTTACTCTACTTCCAAATGGCGGTGGCACATTCTCCAGCTCCTTCTTTAACGCTCCATTTTCCAGAGGAGATGTGTATTGA